A window of Deltaproteobacteria bacterium genomic DNA:
ACTATAAACTTAATGAAACTACGGGAATGGTAAATATATTGTTAACTCTATGAAAAGGCAGCAAGAAAAAAACTTTTTTCTTGCTAATAGATGCGTTTTGCCATTGACAGGGGTACTTCTAATGGGCAACCCCTTATTACGCTTTAAATGCTAAATTAGCTTCTAGTGCAAGTTCTTGAGCTTTTAATTTTTGTGCAGATTTTTCTTCGGGCCACCCCTTTATATTTGCATGCCTTGGAGGATTATTATCAGGTTCCACATTAAGACTCTTTTTTCCAATAGATAAAACTTGAATATCGGCTCTCCCATGAACTTTTCTTGAGCTTTTAGCTATTTGTGCTTCACCAATATGCCAAACTTCATCTTCACGAAGTCCATCAATTCTGAAAACGGAGCATTCCCACTTTCCCTCGTGCATCATGGGCATGAAGGCGCCATATTTTACTCGTTTTGCGGGGAGAGGTGCATTAGGTGAATAGTGGCTACGGCTGGTTAAAAACCTAGAGATAGTTTCATTATTAGTAACTTCAAGAGGTAAAACATTATCATATTTCTTAGGAAAAAATTCTTTGAATGTTGTCAGTAATCGTTTTAGGAATTTCATCTCCAAAAAACTCCTCACCATGCACTTTATTTAAGCCGATAATGCCAGCATAAGATAACAAACAATCACTTCCTATACTCACAGAAAAAACTCTTCGAGGTCTCACATACCATTCAAAAGATATATCACCATCAGGGTCAACTGAAACCTCTGGCAAGGGAAGTGTCGTCGGAAGGGTATCGGTGAAGCGTTTTGCTTCTATAAGCGAATTTACATTTATCGCATTTGCGCCATATCCATCCCAATTATCATTGGCACATTCTTCTGTAATCTCCTTCAAAGCTATTTCAATTTCACGATCAATCTCGCCAATACTAACACTCTCAAATATCTCTCTTCTTACTTTACTTATCGTATCTCTTAACTTGTTAGCATCATCGCTGACAGCCCTCTCAGTATAGCTTGGAAGGAAGTTCCCGTTGTTTATAGTAATACATGCAGTACTCATTCGAATAACCCCGCTGTTTTTTCTGTTATACTTTCGAAAAAAATACGATTTTTCTCATCTCGAAATTGTTCAAATATTGGCCATAAGGAGTCATCATCTAATTCAAAATCATGCTGCTTGAAAACATCAATATCAAATATTACTGTAACATTGTCTGGTATAGCACTCATTTCTAATGCTTGGATAATGATAGATGTATATTTTAAACCTGGATTATTAACAACTACTCTTGATAGAAAGCCACCTATGTTTCCATTAATATTCTCCGGTATTTTAGGCGGTGACGTTAAATAGTCATCAACGTCGATTGGTAATGCTAGATCAAAGCGGTTAATATAACGTGTAGCTATTCTTGTAATTAATTCTGGGGAAGCCTTGCTTGTGTATATGTCCCAAAGGTTTCTGACCTCCTCAAAAATATCATTCCATTTTGTATATGGATTTAACCGACTGAAAGAAAATCCATCTTTTCTGAATTGTACAATATTTTTTTCGTCTTCCGATTTAAAGAAATAGCCACCAATATCATATTCTGTGTCTTGGGTAAGCTGCTCATCCTTTTTGATGTGTAGTTTTGTTTGATATTTTCGTTGTTCAATTCTTTTGGGATACCTATCGAGAATTAATGATTCAAAACCTTGAATCCGAAAATCAGAGGGTAGTTTAACTTTAAAGTCGATTAGTGCTTCTGTAATTGGTGCATTTTTTAAATGCCGTTGTTTAGCCATAAAATTATGCTTCACTAATCCATTGGTTATATTAAAGGAAACTTAGCAGATTATAAATTCAAATATCAAGAGATATATTCAAAATATCAACTTATTAGATAATAAATATTAAAATTGGTTCTTAATAAATAAATAATTTAATAACCGGGGACAGCTAATAATAACCGAATAACCGGGGACATCGACCTTTTAAACTAATTACTGTGCATCAACAACAGCGACCGTTTCAACCCGACTCTATCCTTTCCCCAAAAAAAGCAGTCGCTTTCTTAATTTACGTTCTATTTACCTACTCAGCTTCCGGTTTAAAGGCTTTTAACTGCGCCATAATGGCAGCTATTTTGTTCTGGTCCCCTTCCTGGAAAATCTGGTTAACAAGATTGATAGCGTCAGCAAATTCCTCGGGTAAGTCAAGATGTTGAGAAGGATTGTCAGGATTGATCCCCATGACTCTGGCTGTATCGTTCATGGGGAGAAGGCGGTGGGGATTGTTAAGCTCTTTTACGATGGCGTCAATGATGGCATTTCCCTTTGCCGTATATTGAGGGGCTTCTTTTGGTCCTTCACCATACAAAAGCCAGTCAGGTGACACATTTACACTAAAAGCAAAGGGATAAGCTTGTTTTACCGGAAGAGAGCCTCTTAATTTGTGGTTTTGAAGGGATTGCCGCTTCATATCTAAAAGCTGGGCAGCATTGGTAATTGTAGGTTTCAATGCTTTTAATTGGCAGACCCTTTCAATGAAAGCATCAAAAGTGTTGTTTGTGGTTGACATAAGCCCGTGTAGGGCGGATTAGTGAAGCGTAATCCGCCGCATGTAAATTGCATTAAATGTTAAAGGGATTAACACACCCTGCCCCTTTAAAATTGGTAAATAGATATTATTTTACACCTCATCAATACCATACATCGGGTATTTTTTAAGGGTAGAATTGAAATAGTTTTTCAACCAAATATATTTTATTCTACTCTTTTCATCTGCTTCTTGCGCACGACCCCCGCCAAAATAACCAAGCTTATTAAGGCTAGCTCTTCTTTTAAAATATATTGCTTGGATACCGAATAGAGTATCCATGCTGGAAGAATAAGGAGCAATAAAAGTGGATTTAAAATCAGTGAAACAGAATACAAAAAAACCGTACCAATAGCCAGTAGACCAATAACTACGAATATCATTAATGTGTCATTTCGTAGCCTAGTCATTTTGTTCATTTCCCTATTTTCCTACTCAGTTTCCGATTTAAAGGCTTTTAATTGCGCCATAATGGCAGCTATTTTATTCTTGTCCCCTTCCAGAAAAATCTGGTTAACAAGACAGATAGCTTCAGCAAATTCCTCGGGTAAGTCAAGATGTTGAGAAGGGTTGTCAGGATTGATCCCCATGACTCTGGCTGTATCGTTCATGGGGAGAAGGCGGTGGGGATTGTTAAGCTCTTTTACGATGGCATCAATGATGGCATTTCCCTTTGCCGTATATTGAGGGGCCTCTTTTGGTCCCTCACCATACAAAAGCCAGTCAGGTGACACATTTACACTAAAAGCAAAAGAATATGCTTGTTTTACCGGGAGAGATCCTCTCATTTTATGGCTTTGCAGGGATTGGCGTTTCATACCTAAAGCTTCAGCAGCATTTGTGATTGTAGGTTTCAAATCCCTCAAAGAGCATACCCGTTCAATAAAAGCTTCAAATGCGTTATTTTTGATTGACATACAATCCAATTGCGTCTATAGTTATTTTTAACAATCTCAAAAGCGTTATAATCTATGCTCAGTAAAAGGCTGTATTGGCCTATTATCAGTCACCCGCAGCCCTTTGTAACAAAACCGGAAATAAAATAGTTTTTGATTCTATCCCAGCGGTGTCTTGGGGTCAATGGATAAAAATATCAAAATTCAGGGAACTTAAACATAATCAAAACAAGGGGAGGGTAAACAGATGAAAGAATTTAAAGAACTGGTGGAAATCTTTGAAAAAGGGGAGAATGATTTGGCTTTGGGTGATTATTTAATACTGGGGGAAGAGTCGGCTTTAATCAAGGCCATGGGAGAGCAGTTGGCATTATATACCTATTTGATCAGCGACAATGGCTGCTATAAAAAAGGCATGCATGTTCAGATTCCACTCGATGCCTTATGGGGCCTGGGGAGAATGATAATAAAGATCGGTGAAGAAATGGATGAGAAAATTAATATTCTCGATGAGAGGTTTTTGCTGAAAATCCGGGAAGAGAGGAGGGGCGTATAAAAGCTTATTATTTGACAGGATTTACAGGATGGACGGGATTTTAAAATACTTAACCCTGAAATCCCCAATTGGATTGCCCAATCTAAAAGGTCGCTATCCCCGGTTATGAATTCTTCATTGTTAAGATTAAAGCCTTGACATTAATTAAATATGGTGTATATTAAGATCAAAGTCTTGATCTTAAGAGGTAGGCGTGCTGCAAGTATCTGAAAATGAAGTAAAATCTCGTCTCTTATTTGATAATCCCTGGTGGGAAGAAGGGGCTGGTATCGATAGCAGGCGACAGGAATACCCCAGAAGATCTTATTTTTTACCCTTTTATAAATTGGTTCTCGATGAAAGTGTTAACAGGGCCATTGTTCTCATGGGTCCTCGCCGTGTTGGTAAAACGGTAATGGTTTATCATACTGTCCAAAAACTATTATCTGAGGGTGTTAAAGGAAACCAGATTCTCTATTTATCTTTAGAAACTCCTATTTATACAGGCCTTTCTTTAGAAAAACTGGTTATTCTGTTTCAGTCACTTTTTAGTCATAAAAGAGAAGATAAATTATATATTTTCTTTGATGAAATCCAATATCTCAAAAACTGGGAAGTTCACCTGAAGTCACTGGTAGACTCCTTTAGCACCTATAAATTTGTAGCGACAGGTTCCGCCGCCGCTGCCTTACGTCTTAAAAGCCGGGAATCGGGAGCCGGCAGATTTACAGACTTTATATTGCCTCCCCTGACGTTTTCGGAATATCTTCTTTTTATATCAAAAGAAGAAGAATTGATAAGTGAAAGTGTTGGTGATAATGATCGCCCTCTTTATTCAGCAAATGACATAAATGATCTAAACCAGGAATTTATTAATTACCTCAATTATGGAGGATATCCGGAAGCCGTCTTTTCCAAAACAATTCAGGAAAATAGCGGGCAATATATTAAAAGTGATATTATCGATAAAGTTCTGCTGCGAGACCTGCCGAGCTTATATGGGATTAATGATATTCAGGAACTGAACAGGTTATTCACCGTTGTGGCTTATAATTCAGGGAATGAAATCAACCTGGAAGGATTATGTCAATCAGCAGGAATCGCAAAAAATACTATCAAAAAATATCTGGCATATCTCGAAGCAGCCTTTCTGATTAAACGTATTCATAGAGTTGATCAGAATTCAAAGCGTTTTAAAAGGGAAACGTTCTTCAAGGTTTATCTTACAAATCCATCAATGCGAGCCGCCCTGTTCGGCAATATTGAAGATGATTCTGAAGCTATAGGTTCACTGACAGAAACGGCTATTTATAGTCAATGGCTTCACTCTGAAATCATTGAGAACTTGCATTATGCCAGGTGGAAAGAGGGTGAAGTAGATCTTGTTTATCTGGACCTGAAATCTCAAATACCGCTTTGGCTGGTAGAGGTTAAATGGTCAGACAGGGCCATAACAGACAGGGCAGAAATTAAAGGTACGCTTGACTTTGCCGGTAAGCATGCAGATCATCTTTATCAGGAGGGTATTATGGTTACAACAAAAACGAAAACTGATGAAAGATATCATGAAGACAAATTGATAGAATTCAAACCAAGCAGCTTGTATGCCTACACTGTAGGTAAAAACCTGACTGACCGATTATTGGATCGTTTTATAAATAGTCAATCATGATTTACAGGATAATATTAATAGTTGTTTTTTGCAGGGAAATGCCAAAATAAAAAAATGCAGGTTTTAGTCATTTTCAAATCCTGCTTGACAAGAGTCATAAAAGCTTGTTATTACAGCATAAAGCGATTTTATTAAAAGGGAGGTAGTTTAAATGAAAGGCTTGCTTTTGACGTTATCGGCGGTTATGTTTTTATTAAATGCTTCACCCCTTAATGCTGCTGTCCAGCGGGACAGGGTAAAACTGGGGAATCCCAATGAACTTACCTCTTATTGTATCGAAGGGCATGTATTTGTCGTTGCCGTTGGTCAAAGCTTTGGTGAAAATACGACCTACGCCCCTGCCATTACCCAGGTTTATACCTATGTAAAAAAAGGGAAGGTTCTTCCTATGAAATGTTTAGAGAAAAAGCCTGTCAAAAGAAAGAGAAAAAAAAGGTAGTATCCTACCTGAGACCTAAGCGACTCATTTTTTTAAGTAATCCCGGCCTTGAAATACCGAGTAGTTTGGCTGTTTTGGAATGGTTGCGCTTTGTTTCCTCCAGCGCAGCCAGAATAAGCCGCTTTTCCAAAGCCTTCACCTTTTCATCGAGTGTCTGATTAAAGGAAACTTCCTCCGTTATTTGTGAACCGTACATAGCCATATGAAGGTCATCGACTGCAATCTCTTCCTGGGGGCCTGACAGGGCAGTCACGCATTCAAGAAGATTCTCAAGTTCCCGCACATTCCCCTTCCAGGGTTGTTTTAAGAGCCATTCCAGGGCCGGTGGAGCCAGTTTTTTTGTTTTGTCCTCCGTCAAATGAAAGAGGAAATTTTTAGCCAGCACGGGAATATCTTCCATCCTTTCTTTAAGAGGCAGCGTGCGTATGATCATCCCTTTCAGCCTGTAATAAAGGTCTTCCCTGAAATTGCCCTGGGCAGTCATTTGTTCCAGATTTCGGTTTGTTGCTGTAATTATTCTGAGATCGGCATGTTCTTCGACCCTTCCGCCTACGGGAGTATAGGTCCCTTCCTGTAAAAATCTTAAAAGCTTTACCTGCATGCTTTGAGGCATTTCTCCCACTTCATCGAGAAAGAGGGTGCCGCCATGGGCTGATTTGAGAAGTCCAGCCTTATCCCTGTCGGCACCGGTAAAACTTCCCTTTAGATGGCCGAAGAGTTCGCTTTCCAGCAGTTCGCCGGGGATGGCGCCGCAGTGGAGGGGGACGAAGATTTTTTCTTTTCTTGTACTCAGCCTGTGTATGGCCCTTGCAACGAGTTCCTTGCCTGTGCCGCTCGGTCCCAGGACCATGACGTTAATCTCCGAAGGGGCAATACGCCGGATGAGGGAACGGAGTTCCTGTGTCGATTTGCTGTTGCCGACAATACCCAGGTTTTCAGCCGAAATTTGGGACCGGAGATTTTTAAGTTCTTTTTCCAGCCGCTGTTTTTCAAGCGCCCTTTCAACAATGACTTTCAGCATGTCAGGATCGACGGGCTTGCTTATAAAATCCCAGGCGCCCTCTTCGATAGCATTGAGGGCCAGGTCACGGTTTCCATGGCCTGTGAGAATAATGACAGGGACGGCCGGACATAAGGAGAGCAGGCGCATTCCTTCATGAGGTTCAAAAGAGGGTGGAAGGGCAAGGTCGAGAAGGATAATATCGAAATCCCTTGTTTTGAGGAGTTTCTCTGTTTCCTCCGCATCCCCTGCCACAGTCACATCATGCCCCTGGTCTCTGAGCCATTTTGCGCAAAGCCTTTGAAAGGCGGCCTCGTCATCGACGAGAAGTATTTTTGCAGTATTATTCATTGGTTATTTATACTTTCCTGAATTCGTTAAATGTGTTCAATATTCGCCTCATTAAATTGATCTTTGAAATCCCTTCCCTCCCTCCCTCTCTGGGTGGGGTTAGAGATAAAAGGCGATGCCACAAGAATTTTTACTTTTCTTTTGCGGACAAAGAAAAGTAACAAAAGAAAGGCCGCCCTAAAACTTGGTCCCGCCAAGGCGGGACTCCCCTCCTTCCGCCATTGCCTTCGGCGGACACAAAAACTCGCTTTGCTCAGACAGTTTGTGTCCTTTTCCCTCAGGCAACGGCTGCACTCGGCTGCGTTTTAATGGGAAGGAAAGTCAAGCCCTTTTAGGCTCAAGAAAGGCCACATTCGGCAAAGTAGAGTTTAAAAGAACAGTGGCCAGGCTTATTTCTGTTAAGTTCAATCTTTCCTCCATGGGCCTCCATGATTCTTTGAACTATGGCAAGGCCCAGTCCGCTTCCTCCTGCGCCGCCCGATACAAAGGGCCTGAATATGTCCACGGCCAATTCCTTTCCCATACCGGGGCCGTTATCGGCAAAGATGAGTTCCAGACCATCCTTGCAGGGTGAGGCTTCTAAATTTATACATGCACCTTCAGTCCATTTAAGGGCAGTGCAGGCATTGTTCATAAGATTAAAGAGAACCTGGTGCAGGCGGTGGGAATCGAAGTAGAGGGTGAGCTCTTCGGGTACATCGACATTTATGGTGACCTTTTCATTTTTATAATGGGATAAAACATATTCAATTTCTTCATTCAGGTGCAGCTCTTTCGGTTCAATTTTGAGTTGCCCTGAATAGGAGAGGAGATCGTTGATGAGTTTTTGGGAGCGGTCGAGCTGTTCCTTTATCTCATCCTTTATTTCTTCAGAACAGCTTGCCGAGGCCATGCTGATAATATTGAGGGGATTTCTCAGTTCATGGGCTACCGAGGCAGAGAGCCGGCCAAGGTCGGTGAGGTGGCGCTCCTTAAGCAAAGCTTTTTCCTTTTCCGTTAATGCCAGTAAACTTTCCAGCCGGAGGGCAGCGGAAACAAGGAGTGAGGCGAAGATATTTACCCTGTGCAATATAGCAGGCGCCGCTTCTTCCCATCCATGGAGACTGTACTTCCATTTATTTTCATCTTTATAAAGGATCGTGCCAGGGGGATGTGCTGAATATTCCTTAAGTTCAGGTGCTACTTTTACTGTTAAATCCTGGTTCATATTTTGAGATAAAAGTTTTCCGGCAGTGCCGCTTAATTCTTCCCAATTGCGGGCGCCTTCCAGTTCCCTTTGCCATGCTTCCACAATTTCAGGGTTTAACCTGCTGCCGGGATAGACGATTTTTTCCGCCAGGGCAGCCGCCGGTTTTTGAATAAGAGCGGTGAGCATAATAGCGGCAAGAATAAGAAACCAAAGTAAGGGGAAGGATGTGCCTGAAAATCCGCTAAGGCCAAAGCGTGCGAATAGGGCAAGGGGAATACTTGAGATGAGAAGGGGGATAAAAAGTATGAGTGCCCATGTGATGGTCCGTCTTGCCCAGATATTTACCTCCATCAATTCATATCTCAGGATGCCGTAAGTGAGGAGAACCGTATAGCCGGGCAGAAGCAGGACAGGGTAAGGGAAAATATCTATACCTATTGCTTCGAAGACAAAACCTGATGCTGAAAGGAGTCCCCAGAGACCGGACATGAAAAGGGCAAGCATTTGCCGTTGTCTCTTTTTATCAGCATAAACCGATTCTTTTAACAGAATGAGGTGGCCCAGTGAGCTATAAAGCAGTGTTACTACTGCTAAAATTGCCGTGGCCTTATTAGCACGGTAATAAAAATTAAAACCTAGCCATGGTCTGATTTCCCCGGCATGGAGCAGAATCCCCGTCGCTGAGGCGATAAGAGCGATGACGTAAAGGAGGGGTACGATTATTTTCTTTTTTTTCCCGCTGAAAAGAAGAACAAAGTGAAGGAAGAAGGCGGCCACAAGGGGAGAGAGGTTGATAAAAAACCTCCCTGTTTCTATGAATGGAGGTGTTCCACCGTTTATAAGGAGGTAGCCC
This region includes:
- a CDS encoding TIGR04255 family protein, translating into MAKQRHLKNAPITEALIDFKVKLPSDFRIQGFESLILDRYPKRIEQRKYQTKLHIKKDEQLTQDTEYDIGGYFFKSEDEKNIVQFRKDGFSFSRLNPYTKWNDIFEEVRNLWDIYTSKASPELITRIATRYINRFDLALPIDVDDYLTSPPKIPENINGNIGGFLSRVVVNNPGLKYTSIIIQALEMSAIPDNVTVIFDIDVFKQHDFELDDDSLWPIFEQFRDEKNRIFFESITEKTAGLFE
- a CDS encoding helix-turn-helix domain containing protein; this translates as MKPTITNAAQLLDMKRQSLQNHKLRGSLPVKQAYPFAFSVNVSPDWLLYGEGPKEAPQYTAKGNAIIDAIVKELNNPHRLLPMNDTARVMGINPDNPSQHLDLPEEFADAINLVNQIFQEGDQNKIAAIMAQLKAFKPEAE
- a CDS encoding ATP-binding protein, which translates into the protein MLQVSENEVKSRLLFDNPWWEEGAGIDSRRQEYPRRSYFLPFYKLVLDESVNRAIVLMGPRRVGKTVMVYHTVQKLLSEGVKGNQILYLSLETPIYTGLSLEKLVILFQSLFSHKREDKLYIFFDEIQYLKNWEVHLKSLVDSFSTYKFVATGSAAAALRLKSRESGAGRFTDFILPPLTFSEYLLFISKEEELISESVGDNDRPLYSANDINDLNQEFINYLNYGGYPEAVFSKTIQENSGQYIKSDIIDKVLLRDLPSLYGINDIQELNRLFTVVAYNSGNEINLEGLCQSAGIAKNTIKKYLAYLEAAFLIKRIHRVDQNSKRFKRETFFKVYLTNPSMRAALFGNIEDDSEAIGSLTETAIYSQWLHSEIIENLHYARWKEGEVDLVYLDLKSQIPLWLVEVKWSDRAITDRAEIKGTLDFAGKHADHLYQEGIMVTTKTKTDERYHEDKLIEFKPSSLYAYTVGKNLTDRLLDRFINSQS
- a CDS encoding sigma-54 dependent transcriptional regulator; the encoded protein is MNNTAKILLVDDEAAFQRLCAKWLRDQGHDVTVAGDAEETEKLLKTRDFDIILLDLALPPSFEPHEGMRLLSLCPAVPVIILTGHGNRDLALNAIEEGAWDFISKPVDPDMLKVIVERALEKQRLEKELKNLRSQISAENLGIVGNSKSTQELRSLIRRIAPSEINVMVLGPSGTGKELVARAIHRLSTRKEKIFVPLHCGAIPGELLESELFGHLKGSFTGADRDKAGLLKSAHGGTLFLDEVGEMPQSMQVKLLRFLQEGTYTPVGGRVEEHADLRIITATNRNLEQMTAQGNFREDLYYRLKGMIIRTLPLKERMEDIPVLAKNFLFHLTEDKTKKLAPPALEWLLKQPWKGNVRELENLLECVTALSGPQEEIAVDDLHMAMYGSQITEEVSFNQTLDEKVKALEKRLILAALEETKRNHSKTAKLLGISRPGLLKKMSRLGLR
- a CDS encoding ATP-binding protein; this translates as MEALPGLYIISLTAAVISSLAMALLLWRKSAEKEALLPLIFFCTAVALWLSGYLLINGGTPPFIETGRFFINLSPLVAAFFLHFVLLFSGKKKKIIVPLLYVIALIASATGILLHAGEIRPWLGFNFYYRANKATAILAVVTLLYSSLGHLILLKESVYADKKRQRQMLALFMSGLWGLLSASGFVFEAIGIDIFPYPVLLLPGYTVLLTYGILRYELMEVNIWARRTITWALILFIPLLISSIPLALFARFGLSGFSGTSFPLLWFLILAAIMLTALIQKPAAALAEKIVYPGSRLNPEIVEAWQRELEGARNWEELSGTAGKLLSQNMNQDLTVKVAPELKEYSAHPPGTILYKDENKWKYSLHGWEEAAPAILHRVNIFASLLVSAALRLESLLALTEKEKALLKERHLTDLGRLSASVAHELRNPLNIISMASASCSEEIKDEIKEQLDRSQKLINDLLSYSGQLKIEPKELHLNEEIEYVLSHYKNEKVTINVDVPEELTLYFDSHRLHQVLFNLMNNACTALKWTEGACINLEASPCKDGLELIFADNGPGMGKELAVDIFRPFVSGGAGGSGLGLAIVQRIMEAHGGKIELNRNKPGHCSFKLYFAECGLS